A region of Nitrospira sp. CR1.1 DNA encodes the following proteins:
- a CDS encoding putative baseplate assembly protein yields MSQDVRNECGCCAGIEAATPGLLFNRPGLSAIAYRVGTYQTFRQSLHARLSDSQWPVLRGLRTRADDDFTIALLDAWAVTGDILTFYQERIANEAYLRTATERLSILEQSRLLGYQLGPGLAAATHLAFTLEDNPGLPAQATLPITLAVGTKIQTVPGPDEQPQTFETVEAIEARPAWNALLAQQTATQPLSWNMPELWVAGANISLTVGEVVLIVAESGSGFEASIRRVTGVVSDPDRRSTKLLLATISISAKTIAATKPGVYVLRSQASPFGHNAPLQPQYNSSGVFQGTFSEWALDADETVTFITLSSRNDKILKDSFAVVEQDDPANGTRMWTFATVTEVVHRSVARYGIAGNGTRLSLSAGWTKGADSKLDLLRTMTISAQSEELTPAALPLLYPLYGERLAFDQLVDGLMTGRPLAVTGVCQAVRLKHPAPAPFKGHKVPLGGSQPPPALVLDAGGSVLLTPGDLLHMIGAPATVAGSSLLPLTPEEFGASLTQSVPPLLRLPLMDRDGHAGFLDVSAGDIELVASDPATETVSEIVFIDEAIGTSIIQDRDRTTIQLATALANVYERTTVRINANVAAATHGESVKEPLGSGDASTTYQQFTLRQPPVTYVSADTPDGSASTLKVYVNEVLWEEVPFFYGHGPTERIYITRRDDEGRTTIRFGDGITGARLPTGQNNVRAEYRKGIGLGGLARAGQLSLLMSRPLGLTGVVNPEAAQGAEDPESRDDARTNAPMTVLTLDRAVSLQDYEDFARTFSGVAKAQAVWVWDGRKRSIFLTVAGPAGELLDESGSVITKLEASLRTYGDPFVAFTIRPYRQAWFEIDGTVTIDPDHVTDAVMDAISADLEQRYAFEARAFGQPVALSEVIAAIQAVPGVVAVDLDRFARTGQSLPAIQPRLIADRPAMGADGVVPAAELLLLEPASLTQLKAVQ; encoded by the coding sequence ATGAGTCAGGACGTTCGGAATGAATGCGGCTGCTGCGCCGGCATCGAGGCCGCCACTCCCGGCTTGCTCTTCAATCGACCCGGCCTTTCGGCGATCGCCTATCGCGTCGGGACCTACCAGACGTTTCGTCAGAGTCTCCATGCGCGGCTTTCCGACAGCCAGTGGCCGGTCTTGCGCGGGCTGCGAACACGCGCCGACGATGATTTCACCATCGCGCTGCTGGACGCCTGGGCCGTCACCGGCGACATCCTTACCTTTTATCAGGAACGCATCGCCAATGAAGCCTATCTGCGGACAGCCACGGAGCGGCTTTCCATCTTGGAGCAGTCGCGCCTGCTCGGGTATCAACTCGGCCCCGGCTTGGCTGCCGCCACGCATCTGGCTTTCACGCTGGAGGACAATCCCGGTCTGCCGGCACAGGCGACCCTGCCGATCACCTTGGCCGTCGGCACGAAAATTCAGACGGTTCCCGGGCCGGATGAGCAACCGCAGACCTTCGAGACGGTTGAGGCCATCGAAGCGAGGCCGGCGTGGAATGCGCTCCTGGCCCAGCAGACCGCCACGCAACCGCTGAGTTGGAACATGCCGGAGTTGTGGGTGGCCGGCGCGAACATCAGTCTGACTGTCGGGGAGGTGGTGTTGATTGTGGCGGAGAGCGGCAGTGGCTTTGAAGCCTCGATTCGCCGTGTGACCGGGGTGGTATCAGATCCTGATCGCCGCAGCACGAAGCTCTTGCTCGCAACGATATCCATCAGTGCAAAAACCATCGCGGCGACCAAGCCGGGGGTCTATGTCCTGCGAAGCCAGGCCTCGCCATTCGGGCACAATGCGCCATTACAGCCGCAGTACAACAGCAGCGGCGTGTTTCAGGGCACATTCAGCGAGTGGGCGCTGGACGCCGATGAGACGGTGACCTTCATCACCCTCAGCAGCCGCAACGACAAGATCCTGAAGGATAGTTTCGCCGTCGTCGAGCAAGACGATCCGGCGAACGGCACACGCATGTGGACCTTTGCCACCGTCACCGAGGTGGTCCATCGCTCGGTAGCCCGGTACGGCATTGCCGGGAATGGAACGAGGCTCAGTCTGAGCGCAGGCTGGACGAAGGGCGCTGACTCGAAGCTGGATCTGCTGCGCACCATGACGATCTCGGCTCAGAGCGAAGAACTCACCCCGGCCGCCTTGCCGCTGCTGTATCCGCTCTACGGCGAGAGGCTGGCATTCGATCAACTGGTGGACGGTCTGATGACGGGACGGCCACTTGCCGTGACCGGCGTTTGCCAGGCGGTTCGCCTGAAACATCCGGCGCCCGCCCCATTCAAGGGACACAAGGTACCGCTAGGCGGATCTCAACCACCGCCGGCTCTGGTCCTGGATGCTGGGGGCTCGGTCCTGCTGACACCGGGTGACCTACTGCACATGATCGGTGCTCCGGCAACCGTGGCGGGATCGTCGCTGCTCCCGTTGACGCCGGAGGAGTTCGGCGCGTCGCTGACTCAATCCGTCCCGCCGCTGTTGCGGTTGCCTTTGATGGATCGCGACGGCCACGCGGGGTTCTTGGATGTCAGCGCAGGGGACATCGAGCTCGTCGCGTCGGATCCCGCCACTGAAACGGTGTCGGAGATCGTCTTCATCGACGAGGCGATCGGGACCAGCATCATCCAGGATCGCGATCGGACGACTATTCAACTCGCCACGGCGCTGGCCAATGTGTACGAGCGCACCACGGTTCGCATCAATGCCAACGTGGCCGCCGCTACTCACGGCGAAAGCGTGAAGGAACCGTTAGGCAGCGGCGACGCGTCCACGACGTATCAGCAGTTCACCTTGCGTCAACCGCCTGTGACCTATGTCAGCGCTGATACGCCGGACGGTTCAGCCTCGACGCTGAAGGTCTACGTCAACGAAGTGTTGTGGGAGGAAGTCCCGTTTTTCTACGGGCATGGCCCCACCGAGCGTATTTACATCACGAGGCGGGACGACGAGGGACGCACCACAATCCGGTTCGGCGATGGCATCACGGGAGCGCGGTTGCCGACCGGCCAGAACAACGTGCGGGCCGAGTACCGTAAGGGCATCGGTCTTGGCGGACTCGCGCGGGCCGGGCAATTGAGTTTGCTGATGAGCCGACCGCTCGGGTTAACAGGTGTCGTCAATCCGGAAGCCGCGCAGGGAGCCGAAGATCCGGAGTCGAGGGACGACGCGCGCACGAACGCACCGATGACGGTGCTGACACTGGATCGCGCGGTGTCGTTGCAGGATTACGAAGACTTCGCCAGGACGTTCTCGGGCGTCGCCAAGGCTCAGGCCGTGTGGGTGTGGGATGGCCGCAAGCGGAGCATCTTCCTCACGGTCGCCGGACCGGCTGGGGAACTATTGGATGAAAGCGGCTCCGTCATCACGAAGTTGGAAGCGTCGCTGCGCACGTACGGTGATCCCTTCGTGGCGTTCACGATAAGGCCCTATCGGCAGGCCTGGTTCGAGATCGACGGCACGGTCACGATCGATCCGGACCATGTGACCGATGCCGTGATGGACGCGATCTCCGCCGACCTTGAGCAACGGTATGCCTTCGAGGCTAGAGCCTTTGGGCAGCCGGTTGCGCTGAGTGAGGTCATCGCCGCGATACAGGCGGTTCCCGGTGTCGTGGCGGTGGACCTGGACCGGTTCGCGCGCACAGGCCAGTCGCTGCCGGCGATTCAGCCGCGTCTGATTGCCGATCGTCCGGCCATGGGCGCGGATGGGGTGGTGCCCGCGGCGGAACTGCTGTTGCTCGAGCCCGCGTCATTGACTCAACTGAAGGCGGTCCAATGA
- a CDS encoding baseplate assembly protein has translation MSDAQKYYGKYRGTVLNNIDPMQMGRLQVQVPDVAGLIPTSWAMPCFPTSGKQMGAYMLPQIGAGVWVEFEQGNIDYPIWSGCWYGSVAEVPVLALAGIPASPNIVLQTGAQNAIVISDVPGPTGGIMLKSATGATLIVNDTGIYIQNGKGAMVTLVGPAVTINNGALTII, from the coding sequence ATGAGCGACGCGCAAAAATACTACGGCAAGTATCGCGGCACGGTCTTAAACAATATCGATCCTATGCAGATGGGGAGGTTGCAGGTCCAGGTGCCGGATGTCGCCGGGTTGATTCCGACCTCGTGGGCCATGCCCTGTTTTCCCACGAGCGGCAAACAAATGGGCGCCTACATGCTGCCGCAAATCGGTGCGGGCGTCTGGGTCGAGTTCGAGCAGGGGAATATCGACTACCCGATCTGGAGCGGCTGTTGGTATGGCAGCGTCGCCGAAGTGCCGGTCCTGGCATTGGCCGGGATTCCGGCTAGCCCGAACATCGTCCTGCAGACGGGGGCACAGAATGCGATCGTGATCAGCGACGTACCGGGTCCAACAGGAGGGATCATGCTGAAGAGTGCGACCGGGGCCACGCTCATTGTGAACGACACGGGGATTTACATTCAAAACGGCAAGGGCGCGATGGTGACGTTGGTGGGGCCGGCGGTCACGATTAACAATGGCGCCCTCACAATCATCTAG
- a CDS encoding putative baseplate assembly protein gives MDPGGVGAGGGCGFDVACHSAVCDQADGYPRRRNLRARRGRVRYSCCDALRRQVVRNHPTLNGIDYLEVIDHAAPTEAERQRKLELHFVKPLGSLTLTTSNIRLEGGERITTFHVLSVLVGSGSSANVLTVEVDQAGDFSTYVLRLVTDALNDAAPAGVDPQLAAIEFSFKVECPSPFDCAPQHICPEVPAPAPVIDYLAKDYASFRRVMLDRMSAVMPQWKERSPADLGVMLVEVLAYTADQLSYQQDAVATEAYLGTARRRISVRRHARLMDYYMSEGCNARTWVHVQVSADVVRVDPANPAIPIGTKFTTLIPGQQVAIADDPRAYELADMLFEAMESLQSLYADHNELRFYSWSDQRCCLPKGSISATLAGHHPQLKPGTILLFEEVLGPETGSVSDADPTRRHVVRLDRVVATASGGGPLRDPVTNQLITEITWHQEDALLFPFCLSAATSAGYRDAVSVARGNLVLADHGVTLEGEELGSVPEPFLFRPRSKEADQCALLTRESIAPRFRPSLSQGPLTHAGPAYDHANSARTALQWDLREAQPSISLTGIKGTETTTWTARRDLLNSGAEADEYVVEVENDGSGTIRFGDDVHGRRPESGTVFTARYRVGNGRAGNIGGDSLVHIALAIPEITLVRNPLPAVGGQDPESLQDVRQRAPVAYRVQERAVTEPDYAEITERRADVQRAAATFRWTGSWHTVFVTVDREGGAGISDEFETGIRAHLERYRMAGHDVEVDGPQFVSLEIDLHVCVRPDHFRSDVEGELLDVLSNRDLPDGGRGLFHPDLWTFGQPVYLSALYGAAHQVTGVESVEVRTFQRQGVPETTGLDSGRLNMAALEIPRLDNDRNFPEHGRLTMTLGGGK, from the coding sequence ATGGATCCTGGTGGAGTCGGTGCAGGTGGAGGCTGTGGATTCGACGTTGCGTGTCACAGTGCAGTATGTGATCAGGCAGACGGGTACCCGCGTCGTCGGAACCTTCGTGCAAGGAGGGGGCGCGTGAGATATTCCTGTTGCGATGCCTTGCGCCGTCAGGTCGTTCGCAATCATCCGACCCTGAACGGGATCGACTATCTCGAAGTCATCGATCACGCCGCGCCGACGGAGGCCGAGCGGCAACGAAAGCTCGAACTTCATTTTGTGAAACCTCTGGGTTCGTTGACGCTGACGACGAGCAACATCAGACTCGAAGGTGGAGAGCGCATCACCACGTTCCATGTGTTGTCCGTGCTCGTCGGCAGCGGATCGTCCGCCAACGTGCTGACCGTCGAAGTGGATCAGGCCGGAGACTTTTCGACCTACGTCCTGCGTCTGGTGACCGATGCCTTGAATGATGCGGCGCCTGCTGGAGTCGACCCGCAACTGGCCGCGATCGAATTTTCATTCAAGGTCGAATGCCCCAGCCCCTTCGATTGTGCGCCGCAACACATCTGCCCGGAGGTGCCGGCACCGGCGCCGGTGATCGATTATCTGGCCAAGGACTATGCGAGTTTCCGCCGCGTCATGCTCGACCGGATGTCGGCAGTGATGCCGCAATGGAAGGAGCGCAGTCCCGCCGATCTCGGGGTCATGTTGGTCGAGGTCTTGGCCTATACCGCTGATCAATTGAGTTACCAGCAGGATGCGGTCGCGACGGAAGCCTATCTGGGTACGGCGCGGCGCCGCATCTCTGTCCGACGCCACGCTCGTCTGATGGACTACTACATGAGTGAGGGTTGTAACGCGAGGACCTGGGTACATGTCCAGGTCTCTGCCGACGTGGTGCGGGTCGATCCGGCCAATCCGGCGATTCCCATCGGGACGAAGTTTACGACGCTCATTCCGGGGCAACAGGTCGCCATCGCCGACGATCCGCGAGCCTACGAACTGGCCGACATGCTGTTTGAAGCGATGGAGTCCCTACAGTCTCTCTATGCCGACCATAACGAGCTGCGGTTTTATAGTTGGAGTGATCAACGGTGTTGCCTGCCGAAGGGCTCAATCTCGGCCACTCTCGCCGGGCATCATCCGCAGCTGAAGCCGGGCACGATCCTTTTGTTCGAGGAAGTCCTGGGGCCGGAAACGGGGTCAGTCTCGGATGCCGATCCCACCAGACGTCATGTGGTGCGTCTCGATCGAGTCGTGGCAACGGCTTCAGGGGGCGGACCGCTCAGAGACCCGGTCACGAACCAGCTGATCACGGAAATCACGTGGCATCAAGAAGATGCTCTGCTGTTTCCATTCTGTCTCTCTGCAGCCACGAGCGCCGGCTATCGTGATGCTGTCAGCGTGGCGAGAGGCAACCTGGTCTTGGCGGATCATGGAGTGACGTTGGAAGGAGAGGAGTTGGGATCTGTGCCGGAGCCGTTCCTGTTCAGGCCCCGGTCGAAGGAAGCGGATCAATGCGCCCTGCTCACTCGTGAATCGATTGCACCGCGCTTCAGGCCGAGTCTGTCTCAAGGGCCGCTCACACATGCCGGGCCTGCCTACGACCATGCAAACTCGGCCCGGACTGCGCTGCAATGGGACTTGCGAGAGGCACAGCCGTCCATCAGCTTGACGGGAATCAAAGGCACAGAGACCACAACGTGGACGGCGCGGCGAGACCTCCTCAACAGCGGTGCGGAGGCGGATGAGTATGTCGTGGAGGTAGAGAATGACGGCAGTGGCACGATTCGCTTCGGGGACGACGTGCACGGTCGCCGGCCTGAGTCGGGTACGGTGTTCACCGCTCGGTATCGCGTGGGGAATGGCCGTGCGGGAAACATCGGGGGCGATTCGTTGGTCCACATCGCACTCGCCATTCCCGAAATCACCCTGGTACGTAATCCGTTGCCGGCCGTCGGCGGTCAGGATCCGGAATCGTTGCAGGACGTGCGTCAGCGAGCACCCGTGGCCTATCGCGTTCAGGAACGCGCCGTGACAGAACCCGACTATGCCGAGATCACCGAACGTCGAGCCGACGTGCAGCGGGCCGCCGCCACATTTCGCTGGACGGGGAGTTGGCACACGGTGTTTGTGACGGTCGATCGTGAAGGAGGCGCCGGTATCTCAGACGAATTCGAGACCGGCATTCGCGCGCATCTCGAGCGGTATCGCATGGCCGGTCATGATGTGGAGGTCGACGGCCCGCAGTTCGTGTCGTTGGAAATCGATCTGCATGTCTGTGTGCGGCCCGATCATTTCCGGAGCGATGTCGAAGGTGAACTGCTCGATGTCCTCAGCAACCGCGATCTGCCGGATGGAGGCCGTGGACTCTTCCATCCCGATCTCTGGACCTTCGGACAGCCGGTGTATCTCAGTGCGCTCTATGGGGCCGCCCATCAGGTCACGGGTGTCGAGTCGGTGGAAGTGCGGACGTTTCAGCGGCAGGGGGTGCCGGAGACGACAGGGCTGGATAGTGGACGGCTGAACATGGCTGCGCTGGAAATTCCCCGTTTGGACAATGATCGCAACTTCCCGGAGCATGGCCGGTTGACCATGACGTTGGGAGGGGGGAAATGA
- a CDS encoding DUF4157 domain-containing protein, whose product MGPGQIATETPPPATPLCFYDYHCPDGLLVLTKRECKSAKSSKPHPPGAPVGPPAVAQRKAASQTPQSAGSLSSVQNVLASPGRPLDASTREFFASRFGHDFGDVRVHDDAAAAASARGVHALAYTVGKNVVFGSGQYSPGTSAGRHLLAHELTHVIQQGGRPASTIQRHKDDLVGYTGGQSGRVIVLNAGNPTYVAPAVSGHPGHGENEPSVGPIPTGSYAIQPGVTRAVVSSIQAGVCGAAGIGSGYQEITSTDPSPCEGAHYCNVPCPTADNPAQQCYTPQDCWGPKRIKIQGSKTVVTPEGVRKRRDGFYLHGGNPHDAVSSGCVKTLDNSVFAEIRKLTGVKGTVPFCVGTACPKDLAGKGTMFQVSQAVIRAVAAGSGMILP is encoded by the coding sequence ATGGGGCCGGGCCAAATTGCCACGGAAACTCCGCCGCCTGCGACCCCCTTGTGTTTTTACGATTACCACTGTCCGGATGGATTGTTGGTGCTGACGAAGCGTGAGTGTAAGAGCGCGAAGTCGTCGAAGCCGCACCCGCCTGGCGCACCGGTTGGCCCGCCGGCGGTCGCGCAGCGGAAGGCAGCCTCGCAGACGCCACAATCGGCAGGGTCCCTGTCGTCGGTCCAGAATGTCCTCGCGTCGCCGGGTCGTCCCTTAGATGCGTCGACGCGCGAGTTTTTCGCGTCACGCTTCGGCCACGATTTCGGTGACGTGCGGGTGCATGACGATGCGGCAGCAGCGGCGTCGGCGCGCGGGGTGCATGCCCTGGCCTACACGGTCGGCAAAAATGTGGTCTTCGGCTCGGGGCAGTACTCGCCCGGTACGAGTGCAGGCCGCCATCTGCTCGCGCATGAGCTCACCCACGTCATTCAGCAGGGTGGCCGACCTGCATCGACGATTCAGCGTCATAAGGACGACCTTGTCGGCTATACGGGCGGGCAAAGCGGCCGGGTGATTGTGCTCAATGCGGGCAATCCGACCTATGTCGCTCCGGCAGTCTCCGGTCACCCGGGGCATGGAGAAAATGAACCGAGCGTCGGACCCATTCCCACGGGAAGCTATGCAATTCAGCCGGGAGTGACGCGAGCGGTGGTGTCTTCGATTCAAGCGGGCGTCTGCGGAGCGGCTGGGATCGGAAGCGGATATCAGGAAATCACCAGCACCGATCCGAGTCCCTGTGAGGGCGCCCACTATTGCAACGTGCCATGCCCGACGGCAGACAACCCGGCGCAACAGTGTTACACGCCTCAGGATTGTTGGGGACCGAAGCGGATCAAGATCCAGGGGTCGAAGACGGTCGTCACACCGGAAGGCGTGCGAAAGCGACGGGACGGGTTTTATCTGCACGGTGGCAATCCGCACGACGCCGTCAGCAGCGGCTGCGTGAAGACTCTCGACAACAGTGTCTTTGCCGAGATTCGTAAATTAACGGGAGTGAAGGGCACCGTGCCGTTTTGCGTGGGGACAGCCTGTCCCAAAGACCTTGCAGGGAAGGGCACGATGTTTCAGGTTTCGCAGGCGGTGATTCGTGCAGTGGCTGCCGGAAGCGGAATGATTCTGCCCTAA
- a CDS encoding LysM domain-containing protein, whose translation MADPLQTLLDSALKPNPFPPTSRYYGVKTTSVVGSDGTMVVHLRRRFVPASDRFTVVQEHRVVAGERLDHLASTYLGDPEQYWRLCDANDAVRPDALVERLDMVVHIALPEGVTGVPGA comes from the coding sequence ATGGCCGATCCACTACAGACACTATTGGACAGTGCGCTCAAACCCAATCCTTTCCCGCCGACGAGTCGGTACTACGGGGTGAAGACTACGTCGGTCGTCGGGAGTGACGGGACCATGGTGGTGCATTTGCGGCGGCGATTCGTGCCGGCGAGCGACCGGTTTACCGTCGTGCAGGAACATCGCGTGGTGGCCGGTGAGCGGCTGGACCATCTCGCCAGCACGTATCTTGGCGATCCGGAGCAATATTGGCGCTTGTGCGATGCGAACGATGCGGTCCGGCCGGACGCGTTGGTCGAACGGTTAGATATGGTGGTGCACATCGCATTGCCGGAAGGTGTCACGGGGGTTCCCGGTGCTTAA
- a CDS encoding DUF4157 domain-containing protein: MSDRRAAASQTKDPSGKGRQPAAASSGLSAFSAQTSGPQPTGDLVSGVLRSAGMPLDDTSRTAFEPRFGHDFGRVRVHTDARAAESADSLLADAYTVGEHIVFGPGRYAPASPKGRDLLAHELAHVAQQSGTPSLAGSFRVSRPDSAAEQAAEVSVQRLALGLPSACQPMSEPGVIHRAIKEDLREAIEGWGTDEEAIYARLRIAGEEEKKAVLGDPVLMQELQDDLSRGEWGTVLGLLGATAESRVHAASEGWGTDEEGIFEALRSTPALELKRQMESSTMLMELRDELSDDELGQAQAIITKAFFNEAAINIRDTYHALLLFPDTVNEACDHFEALGYDVVKNIIAHLARGHEMQESVATDTNTQINHDKKLARVQAAFEARWNISSQSKAGKEKKAPVWTVEMIRRLNVALRQVPEGHVVRADQDVPGIQKGELSGFRLIEGSTGYWANPFIEVGMEHSDIAGLTRHEVGHAMDDYLGSSTETFKKNSTNGWDWSKTSTMWETHMTDPWKRKGGKDVPLADRLKINALLDAYVNGDGSKGLRKDTDKTHPIQTYWNDDVPMIEAAKDLAGKKDKVYQHLGSVRKFGACYFSWSTYYHEFYVYNLVVQDKRLTDYSLFGHPEFFAEMYEAYYEEGSGPKRGDKLKGVPNWKQFFDTVVHPAK, translated from the coding sequence ATGAGTGATCGACGGGCGGCCGCCTCACAGACCAAAGACCCATCCGGGAAGGGGCGTCAGCCGGCTGCCGCGTCAAGCGGCCTGTCGGCGTTTTCAGCTCAGACGTCAGGGCCGCAGCCGACCGGCGACCTCGTGAGCGGCGTGTTGCGATCCGCAGGGATGCCGTTGGACGACACCTCCCGGACGGCGTTCGAGCCGCGTTTCGGACATGATTTCGGGCGGGTTCGGGTTCATACGGATGCGCGTGCGGCTGAGTCGGCTGATTCGCTGCTCGCAGATGCCTACACCGTCGGCGAGCATATCGTGTTCGGGCCGGGGCGTTATGCTCCGGCCAGCCCCAAAGGCCGGGACCTCCTCGCTCATGAGCTGGCTCACGTGGCGCAACAGTCAGGAACGCCGTCCCTCGCGGGATCGTTCCGGGTGAGCCGGCCGGATTCGGCTGCGGAACAGGCGGCGGAGGTGAGTGTACAACGATTGGCGCTCGGACTTCCGTCCGCGTGCCAGCCGATGTCGGAGCCGGGTGTCATTCATCGTGCGATCAAGGAGGACCTGCGCGAAGCGATTGAAGGCTGGGGGACGGATGAAGAAGCGATTTATGCGCGATTGCGCATTGCCGGGGAAGAAGAAAAAAAAGCCGTGCTGGGCGATCCGGTGCTGATGCAGGAGTTGCAGGATGATTTGTCGCGCGGGGAGTGGGGAACCGTGCTGGGACTGCTCGGCGCGACTGCTGAATCGCGCGTGCATGCCGCGTCGGAGGGATGGGGGACCGACGAAGAAGGGATCTTTGAAGCGCTCCGATCGACGCCGGCGCTCGAACTCAAACGCCAGATGGAAAGCAGCACGATGCTCATGGAGTTGCGCGATGAGCTGTCGGACGACGAGTTGGGGCAGGCGCAGGCTATCATCACGAAGGCGTTCTTCAACGAAGCGGCGATCAATATTCGCGACACCTATCATGCTCTGCTGCTCTTTCCCGACACGGTGAATGAAGCCTGCGATCATTTCGAGGCGCTTGGCTATGATGTCGTCAAGAACATCATTGCGCATCTGGCTCGCGGACATGAGATGCAGGAATCCGTGGCGACGGATACCAACACCCAGATCAACCACGACAAGAAGCTGGCACGGGTACAAGCCGCGTTTGAGGCGCGCTGGAACATTTCGAGTCAATCGAAGGCGGGCAAGGAAAAGAAGGCGCCGGTCTGGACGGTCGAGATGATTCGGCGGCTCAATGTCGCGCTCAGACAGGTTCCTGAGGGGCATGTGGTGCGGGCCGATCAAGATGTGCCCGGCATCCAGAAGGGTGAGTTGTCGGGCTTCCGCCTGATCGAAGGCAGCACCGGCTACTGGGCGAATCCGTTTATCGAGGTCGGCATGGAGCATTCGGATATCGCCGGATTGACGAGACATGAGGTCGGCCATGCCATGGACGATTACCTGGGCTCCTCCACCGAGACATTCAAGAAGAACTCCACGAATGGCTGGGATTGGTCGAAGACATCCACGATGTGGGAAACGCACATGACCGATCCCTGGAAGCGCAAGGGCGGCAAAGATGTGCCTCTGGCGGACCGGCTGAAGATCAATGCGTTGCTCGACGCCTACGTGAATGGCGACGGCAGCAAGGGACTGCGCAAGGACACCGACAAGACGCATCCGATCCAAACCTATTGGAATGATGACGTCCCGATGATTGAAGCGGCCAAGGATTTAGCCGGCAAGAAGGATAAGGTGTACCAACATCTCGGCAGCGTCAGGAAGTTCGGCGCCTGCTACTTCAGTTGGAGCACCTACTACCACGAATTCTACGTCTACAACCTGGTGGTGCAGGACAAACGATTGACCGACTATTCGCTCTTCGGCCACCCGGAATTCTTTGCGGAGATGTACGAAGCCTACTATGAAGAAGGCTCAGGACCGAAGCGCGGGGACAAATTGAAGGGAGTGCCCAATTGGAAGCAGTTCTTCGACACCGTGGTCCATCCGGCGAAGTAG